Within Mongoliitalea daihaiensis, the genomic segment ACCATATCCATACCCTGCACACCAGCGGTTTTCTCACTGTAAGCATTCCAGTTTCGATAGGTATTATCCGGAAAAATAAACTGAGCGATGTATTCCTGAACGCCTTCAATCATAGGCAAAGCATTCATCTGTAAATGAGCGCTCAATCCGGAACCTTCTGCCATTTCTAATGTATGCCCCAAAATACCAAACCCAGTTACATCTGTCATCGCATGTACTTCAGGCATGGAACCTAGATGCATTCCAATAGAATTAACTTCAGCCGCATACTCCGCAAGCAATGCCTCATGTTCGGGGCTAATCTTTTCTCTTTTTAATGCTGTAGCCAATACCCCTATTCCCAGAGGTTTGGTAATATAGATTAAGTCCCCGCTTTGTGCCGTACTATTCTTTTTTATCTGTTGTGGATGGACAGTCCCAGTCACCGAAAGTCCAAAAATCGGGTCCTTGGCAGCGATGCTATGTCCTCCAGCTAGAGGAATGCCTACTGCTGCACAGACTTCCCGTGCACCACGCATCACCTCAGCAGCCAAGGAAGGGGAAATCTTTTCTACTGGCCAACTGAGAATAGCATTGGCAAAAATGGGTTTGCCGCCCATGGCAAAAACATCTGACACTGCATTGGCTGCCGCTATTT encodes:
- the selD gene encoding selenide, water dikinase SelD, yielding MEEKVRLTQFSEGSGCGCKIAPAVLDRILEQEDGIRTVFAQLLVGNESKDDAAVYQVSDDLAVINTVDFFTPIVDDPFIFGKIAAANAVSDVFAMGGKPIFANAILSWPVEKISPSLAAEVMRGAREVCAAVGIPLAGGHSIAAKDPIFGLSVTGTVHPQQIKKNSTAQSGDLIYITKPLGIGVLATALKREKISPEHEALLAEYAAEVNSIGMHLGSMPEVHAMTDVTGFGILGHTLEMAEGSGLSAHLQMNALPMIEGVQEYIAQFIFPDNTYRNWNAYSEKTAGVQGMDMVKLCDPQTNGGLLLAVSAPAQAKFEAEMNRLQQSIWLVGAFKDYEDIRVQIIGGK